Proteins found in one Bremerella volcania genomic segment:
- the rpsB gene encoding 30S ribosomal protein S2 produces MSSGQQFVQELVECGIHFGHRTSRWNPKMAPYIYAKKNQIHIIDVRETIRGLLRAKKYLAQVSEGGSLVLFVGTKRQAGAAIEREAERCGMPFINERWLGGTLTNFRTIRSRLSRLEELERIIEGDELAKYSKKMQSSLNREYRKMYRNLNGLRTMNRLPEALVIVDPKKEKNAIKEAQSLGITTVALTDTDCDPDQVDLPIPGNDDGIRSIEMFLKLMADAAIDGKHHAAQQTEQAAK; encoded by the coding sequence ATGTCGAGCGGACAGCAATTTGTCCAGGAACTTGTCGAATGCGGCATTCACTTCGGTCACCGCACCAGCCGGTGGAACCCGAAGATGGCCCCGTATATCTACGCCAAGAAGAATCAAATTCACATTATTGACGTCCGCGAAACGATTCGTGGGCTTCTGCGAGCCAAGAAGTATCTGGCTCAGGTTTCCGAAGGGGGCAGCTTGGTGCTGTTCGTGGGAACCAAGCGTCAAGCCGGTGCCGCGATCGAACGTGAAGCCGAACGCTGCGGCATGCCTTTCATCAACGAGCGTTGGCTCGGTGGCACGCTGACCAACTTCCGCACCATTCGTAGCCGCTTGAGCCGCCTGGAAGAGCTGGAACGAATCATCGAAGGTGACGAACTGGCGAAGTACTCGAAGAAGATGCAGTCTTCTTTGAATCGTGAATATCGCAAGATGTATCGCAACTTGAACGGTCTGCGAACGATGAACCGCCTGCCAGAAGCCTTGGTAATCGTCGACCCCAAGAAGGAAAAGAACGCCATCAAGGAAGCTCAATCGCTGGGCATCACGACCGTGGCTTTGACCGATACCGACTGCGATCCAGATCAAGTCGACCTACCGATCCCAGGCAACGACGACGGTATCCGTTCGATCGAAATGTTTCTGAAGCTGATGGCCGACGCTGCCATTGATGGCAAGCATCACGCTGCTCAGCAAACGGAACAAGCGGCCAAGTAG
- a CDS encoding Y-family DNA polymerase: MTYVNWMMQDMNSFFASAEQFLRPELRKRAVGVVPLESDATCIIAASYEAKRCGVRTGTKVYEAKRLCPHIQLVRARPNVYVEIHHDLLKSVDQCAEVHHVYSIDEWTIRLCGRYRQIEQAVQLAGAIKRQLRRDFGPWLTSSIGIAPTRLLAKTASNLKKPDGLTVLPMEELPARLSHLSLEDLPGLGRGMVSRLNGIGVYTLEELWKLDRRQALQIWGSVSGARWWDGLHGIDEPEPPTQRHSMSHGRVLDPRFRNEAGAHCILVLLLCKLARRLRQTGYYARSLQLTLSGQRGALLNEKIDLPCVQDTLSILHQFERLWLRRPQSLGGLKKVDVTVSKLERRSEVSGYLFDEISESQRLSHALDEISDRWGPNSIYFANTHAYRDVLEDKIAFGRIPELVTKRSGFHTVT, translated from the coding sequence ATGACTTATGTGAACTGGATGATGCAGGACATGAACTCGTTTTTTGCTTCGGCAGAGCAGTTCTTGCGGCCAGAGTTGCGAAAACGAGCGGTCGGGGTCGTACCACTCGAGTCGGACGCGACGTGCATCATTGCGGCCAGCTACGAGGCCAAACGCTGTGGCGTGCGAACAGGTACCAAAGTCTATGAGGCCAAGCGGCTCTGCCCTCACATTCAACTCGTCAGGGCTCGACCGAACGTCTACGTTGAGATTCACCACGATCTACTCAAAAGCGTCGACCAGTGCGCCGAGGTCCATCACGTTTACTCAATTGATGAGTGGACCATCAGACTGTGCGGCCGCTATCGACAGATCGAACAGGCCGTTCAACTTGCCGGCGCGATCAAGCGCCAACTTCGACGAGACTTTGGTCCCTGGCTGACGAGTTCAATCGGAATTGCTCCGACGCGGTTGCTGGCCAAGACCGCAAGCAACTTGAAGAAGCCAGACGGCTTAACCGTTCTTCCGATGGAGGAATTACCCGCTCGGCTCTCTCACCTATCGCTGGAGGACCTGCCTGGGCTGGGACGCGGCATGGTATCGCGTCTCAATGGAATCGGGGTCTATACGCTTGAGGAACTCTGGAAACTCGATCGCCGGCAGGCTTTACAGATTTGGGGCTCCGTTTCGGGTGCCCGCTGGTGGGATGGGCTGCACGGCATTGATGAACCGGAACCTCCTACCCAGCGTCATTCCATGAGCCACGGTCGCGTGCTGGATCCTCGATTCCGGAACGAAGCCGGGGCACACTGCATTCTGGTGTTGCTGCTCTGCAAACTTGCACGACGCCTACGACAAACCGGCTACTATGCTCGCAGTCTACAATTGACGCTGTCCGGGCAACGCGGAGCCTTGCTCAACGAGAAAATCGACCTGCCGTGCGTACAAGACACGCTGTCGATCCTGCATCAATTTGAACGCCTTTGGCTTCGGCGCCCACAGAGTCTGGGGGGCCTGAAAAAGGTGGACGTCACGGTAAGCAAACTTGAGCGCCGAAGCGAAGTATCCGGGTACCTTTTCGACGAGATCTCGGAGTCTCAGCGATTATCTCATGCCCTGGATGAAATCAGCGATCGCTGGGGACCGAATTCGATCTATTTCGCGAATACGCACGCCTACCGTGACGTTTTGGAAGACAAAATCGCTTTTGGGCGAATACCCGAGTTGGTCACCAAGAGAAGTGGTTTTCACACGGTTACCTGA
- a CDS encoding dihydrofolate reductase, with the protein MTRPDDMQAPVILVGAMTKDRVIGKGDGMPWDIPEEYQTFIDNIRGQTVIMGRKSYEVFGPDLTSAHAIVVSRGSPDVRVPVVDSIEKALELARSFGVKIFVAGGSQIYDLAMPHTDWMFLSEIKQDYDGDKYFPEFDPSQWEVAREDEHAKFIYREWRRVNQVTV; encoded by the coding sequence ATGACTCGACCAGACGATATGCAAGCTCCCGTGATCCTCGTAGGAGCGATGACCAAGGACCGCGTTATCGGGAAGGGGGACGGTATGCCCTGGGACATCCCCGAAGAATATCAGACGTTCATCGATAACATTCGCGGGCAAACGGTCATCATGGGGCGTAAGTCGTACGAGGTGTTCGGCCCGGATCTCACCAGTGCGCACGCAATCGTTGTCTCGCGAGGCAGCCCCGATGTTCGCGTACCGGTTGTCGACAGTATTGAGAAGGCACTCGAATTGGCTCGCTCTTTCGGAGTGAAGATCTTCGTCGCTGGTGGATCGCAAATCTATGATTTGGCGATGCCGCATACCGACTGGATGTTCTTAAGCGAGATCAAGCAAGACTACGACGGGGACAAGTACTTCCCCGAGTTCGATCCGAGCCAGTGGGAAGTTGCCCGCGAAGATGAGCACGCGAAATTCATTTATCGCGAGTGGAGGCGAGTCAATCAGGTAACCGTGTGA
- the frr gene encoding ribosome recycling factor, whose protein sequence is MNADQITEDATQRMEKAIDVLKNGLSGVRTGRATPGLVDSLRVEVYGSLQPIKQIASVSVPEPSQLLIRPYDTGAIKDIEKAIVASDLGMAPQSDGRVIRLNVPPLSTEVRKKLVSRIKELAEESRVSIRNIRRDANKAADTAEKDKTISEDIRDDIKDSVQELTKKYEDQVNELAKTKEKDVMED, encoded by the coding sequence ATGAACGCGGATCAAATTACGGAAGACGCTACGCAGCGTATGGAAAAGGCGATCGACGTCCTGAAGAACGGCCTCAGTGGCGTTCGCACTGGTCGCGCGACCCCAGGTCTGGTCGACTCACTGCGAGTCGAAGTGTATGGATCGCTTCAACCCATCAAACAGATCGCTTCGGTGAGTGTCCCCGAGCCCAGCCAGCTTTTGATCCGTCCTTACGATACCGGCGCCATCAAAGACATTGAAAAAGCAATCGTTGCCAGCGATCTCGGCATGGCCCCGCAAAGCGACGGCCGCGTGATCCGCTTGAACGTGCCGCCACTATCGACCGAAGTTCGTAAGAAGCTTGTTTCACGCATCAAGGAACTCGCCGAAGAATCGCGCGTCTCGATTCGCAATATCCGCCGCGATGCCAACAAGGCTGCTGACACCGCGGAAAAGGACAAAACGATTAGCGAAGACATTCGCGATGACATCAAGGACAGCGTTCAGGAATTGACCAAGAAGTACGAAGACCAGGTCAACGAGTTGGCCAAGACCAAAGAAAAAGATGTGATGGAAGACTAA
- a CDS encoding peptidylprolyl isomerase, protein MTGKDATRRLPLGKSWVLAAVGFVVLIGGVVAWRQITGGPQTAEAQAPVPQRQAAPQRQTASGPLAAPAEEVAAPTRTAQKIQTVAVVNREPISRETLADEALRRHGEDVLESLLNRHLISMACQQKGIQITEADIDNEIANIAKKFGLSVDRWLGLLREERNVTPGQYRREIIWPTLALRKLAENQLAVTDAEIQVEYEKNYGPKVKVRMISLSERGLAEELRAKAAANPDSFADMAKDHSQDVNSAAARGLIPPIRKHIGNQEIEDTVFAMQPGEVSPVLFVQGQYLIFKCEEHLAPDQIPANSLPAIRQRLADIVRESKMRDAAGDIYQQLQSNAQIVNVFNDPSKSAQMPGVAATLNGQPVSIQELKEECISRHGVEVLDGEINRKILQQELTRRQLAVSEADLEAEIIRAADAFGFLTKEGTPDMEAWLKQVTEEQGVSVELYVRDAVWPTVALKKLVDNKVQITEEDITKGFAANYGERAQVLAVVLDSQRRAQEVWEMARRNPTEKFFGELARQYSIEPVSKNNDGQVPPIRKHGGQPTIENEAFKLQPGEISGIIATGNQYVILYSLGLTKPLIHDVEDVRDELVKELHEKKLRLAMAEEFERLRENAQIDNFLANTTQAGKAYESAVREQMQQRK, encoded by the coding sequence ATGACTGGCAAGGATGCTACTCGCCGACTTCCCCTGGGTAAGTCCTGGGTTCTGGCAGCTGTCGGATTTGTTGTTTTGATCGGTGGAGTCGTCGCCTGGCGACAAATCACCGGTGGCCCGCAAACTGCGGAAGCCCAAGCCCCTGTCCCACAACGGCAGGCCGCCCCGCAGCGTCAAACGGCTTCCGGGCCTTTGGCAGCTCCGGCCGAAGAAGTGGCTGCCCCAACGCGAACCGCCCAGAAGATTCAAACGGTCGCGGTCGTGAATCGCGAACCTATCTCGCGCGAAACGCTGGCAGACGAAGCACTTCGTCGTCACGGCGAAGACGTTTTGGAAAGCCTGCTTAATCGCCACCTGATCTCGATGGCTTGCCAGCAGAAAGGCATCCAGATCACTGAGGCAGACATCGACAACGAAATCGCGAACATCGCCAAAAAGTTTGGCCTGTCGGTCGATCGTTGGCTCGGTCTCCTCCGGGAAGAACGCAACGTAACGCCTGGTCAGTACCGCCGAGAAATCATCTGGCCAACGCTTGCCCTTCGCAAGTTGGCCGAGAACCAACTCGCTGTGACCGACGCCGAAATTCAAGTGGAATACGAAAAGAACTACGGCCCGAAGGTCAAAGTTCGCATGATCTCGCTCAGCGAGCGTGGTCTGGCCGAAGAACTACGGGCCAAGGCCGCTGCGAATCCAGACTCGTTCGCCGACATGGCCAAGGACCACTCGCAAGACGTCAACAGTGCCGCCGCCCGCGGTTTGATCCCACCGATTCGTAAGCACATCGGTAATCAGGAAATTGAAGACACCGTCTTCGCTATGCAGCCAGGCGAAGTCTCGCCGGTCCTGTTTGTTCAAGGTCAGTACTTGATCTTCAAGTGCGAAGAACACCTGGCACCCGATCAGATCCCGGCCAACAGCCTACCAGCAATTCGCCAACGCCTGGCGGACATCGTTCGCGAAAGCAAGATGCGTGACGCCGCTGGCGACATTTATCAGCAACTTCAATCGAACGCTCAAATCGTGAATGTGTTCAACGATCCTAGCAAGTCGGCCCAAATGCCTGGCGTGGCCGCGACGCTGAATGGCCAGCCTGTTAGCATTCAGGAACTGAAGGAAGAATGCATCAGCCGCCACGGGGTGGAAGTTTTGGATGGAGAAATCAATCGCAAGATTCTTCAGCAGGAACTGACCCGTCGCCAACTAGCCGTTTCCGAAGCCGATCTCGAAGCGGAGATCATTCGGGCAGCCGACGCGTTTGGTTTCCTCACCAAGGAAGGTACGCCTGACATGGAAGCCTGGCTGAAGCAGGTCACCGAAGAGCAAGGTGTTTCGGTCGAACTCTACGTTCGCGATGCTGTCTGGCCGACCGTTGCTTTGAAGAAGCTGGTCGACAACAAGGTCCAGATCACTGAAGAAGACATCACCAAGGGTTTTGCTGCCAACTACGGCGAGCGAGCCCAGGTTCTGGCGGTCGTGCTCGATAGCCAACGCCGTGCTCAGGAAGTCTGGGAAATGGCTCGTCGTAACCCAACCGAAAAGTTCTTCGGCGAACTTGCCCGGCAGTACTCGATCGAGCCGGTATCAAAGAATAACGATGGGCAGGTTCCACCGATTCGCAAGCACGGTGGCCAGCCAACCATCGAAAATGAAGCCTTCAAGCTGCAGCCTGGTGAAATCTCCGGGATCATCGCCACCGGCAATCAGTACGTCATCTTGTACAGCCTTGGTCTCACCAAGCCGCTGATTCATGACGTCGAAGACGTCCGCGACGAGTTGGTCAAAGAGCTTCACGAAAAGAAGCTGCGACTGGCGATGGCGGAAGAATTTGAACGGCTGCGTGAAAACGCCCAGATCGACAACTTTCTGGCCAATACCACCCAGGCCGGCAAAGCCTACGAATCGGCCGTACGTGAGCAGATGCAGCAGCGCAAATAG
- a CDS encoding anti-sigma factor family protein encodes MPPNEPWSECPAGELAELQRSLKEQESRLHGRRKLMITAGSVTLGIASAGIGIILSRNEPHIAILSCQETVELLPKYADRSLSSPAKRKAVEMHLNHCRKCREYYEATY; translated from the coding sequence ATGCCCCCCAACGAACCTTGGTCCGAATGCCCTGCTGGAGAGCTTGCCGAGCTTCAGCGGTCGCTAAAAGAGCAAGAGTCTCGCTTGCATGGGCGTCGCAAGCTGATGATCACCGCCGGAAGCGTAACATTGGGAATTGCCAGTGCAGGCATTGGCATTATCTTAAGCCGAAACGAACCCCACATAGCGATACTCTCGTGCCAGGAGACGGTTGAACTCCTTCCCAAGTACGCCGATCGTTCGCTAAGTAGCCCAGCTAAGCGAAAAGCCGTCGAAATGCATCTCAACCACTGCCGGAAGTGCCGCGAATACTACGAGGCAACTTACTAG
- the tsf gene encoding translation elongation factor Ts, which translates to MTAITAGAVKALREKTGLPMMECKKALTESSGDEEKAILWLRENGKVKQLNRTDRTTEFGRVGIYTDGEKGAMVEFKCESAPVTQLEEFIALADDLAKVYAETPSVTSAEELLAQPSTIKPGSTLGDLKDDMFNRIREVFNVGRMVRVEGATGGYSHNSSTVSGVLVEVEGNNAEAVKDVAMHIAAMSPSVLSKDDIDAALVEKERSILKAAAMNEDSSKPENIIDKMVEGRLRNFYAQVALLEQPFVKEPKQTVSKYAEENGVKIKSFTHWVIGDDAAPSEEASEG; encoded by the coding sequence ATGACGGCAATCACCGCCGGAGCAGTTAAGGCACTTCGCGAAAAGACCGGCCTTCCCATGATGGAATGCAAAAAGGCCCTGACTGAGTCGAGTGGCGACGAAGAAAAGGCAATCTTGTGGCTTCGTGAAAACGGCAAGGTCAAGCAGTTGAACCGCACCGATCGTACCACGGAATTCGGTCGCGTTGGCATCTACACCGACGGTGAAAAGGGTGCCATGGTCGAGTTCAAGTGCGAAAGCGCTCCAGTCACCCAACTGGAAGAGTTCATCGCTTTGGCCGATGATCTGGCCAAAGTTTATGCCGAAACTCCAAGCGTTACCAGTGCCGAAGAGCTCTTGGCTCAACCTTCCACCATCAAGCCAGGCAGCACGCTGGGCGACTTGAAGGACGACATGTTCAACCGTATCCGCGAAGTCTTCAACGTCGGCCGCATGGTTCGCGTCGAAGGTGCTACCGGCGGTTACAGCCACAACTCGAGCACCGTGAGTGGCGTTCTGGTTGAAGTCGAAGGCAACAATGCGGAAGCCGTCAAGGACGTTGCGATGCACATTGCTGCGATGAGCCCTTCGGTTTTGAGTAAGGATGATATCGATGCTGCCTTGGTCGAAAAGGAACGATCGATCCTCAAGGCAGCTGCCATGAACGAAGATTCGAGCAAGCCTGAAAACATCATCGACAAGATGGTCGAAGGCCGACTGCGTAACTTCTACGCCCAGGTCGCCCTGCTCGAACAGCCATTCGTCAAAGAACCTAAGCAGACCGTCAGCAAATACGCTGAAGAAAACGGCGTGAAGATCAAGAGCTTCACCCACTGGGTCATCGGCGACGACGCTGCTCCTTCGGAAGAAGCCAGCGAAGGCTAG
- a CDS encoding OsmC family protein, with translation MENYSATIHWERGDQNFLDKKYSRSHSWKFDGGAVITASSSPNVLPPPMSDPSGVDPEEAFVAAVSSCHMLWFLAMAAKHHWLVDSYDDQPTGKMDKNSDGRTAVSLVTLRPKVVFGGESQPTSDEISTLHHQAHELCFIANSVRSEVRIEPRA, from the coding sequence ATGGAAAACTACTCGGCAACCATTCATTGGGAGCGTGGCGATCAGAATTTTCTCGACAAGAAATATAGTCGCTCTCATTCGTGGAAGTTCGATGGAGGAGCGGTCATCACCGCATCTTCTTCGCCGAACGTGTTGCCCCCACCGATGTCCGACCCAAGTGGCGTCGATCCGGAAGAGGCTTTTGTGGCTGCCGTTTCCAGCTGTCACATGCTTTGGTTTTTGGCGATGGCAGCCAAGCATCACTGGTTGGTCGATAGTTATGATGACCAACCGACCGGAAAAATGGACAAAAACAGTGATGGCAGAACGGCCGTGTCGTTGGTAACTTTGCGTCCCAAAGTCGTCTTTGGTGGGGAGAGCCAGCCAACTTCCGACGAAATCAGCACGTTGCACCACCAAGCCCACGAACTGTGTTTTATTGCCAATTCCGTAAGATCTGAGGTACGAATCGAGCCCAGAGCCTAA
- a CDS encoding Crp/Fnr family transcriptional regulator — MAGQIWYLKSCRLFENCTPPQIARLESASRAKSIAKGEPIYLPADDANSVLVLASGRVKICHLTSDGKQSILAFIEPGEIFGELALLDMGNRDEYAEAIENSRVIAIPGETLRELMEEHADLCLGVTKIIGLRRRRIERRVKNLLYLPNRERIIHLLLELAEQYGLETNRGIELSIRLSHQDLASLVGSTRETVTVVLGTMQNEGLIELGRRKVILKAPDQLAHQVGVAPLRMSEQSPSNSPAGFYFRHSLGT, encoded by the coding sequence ATGGCGGGACAAATCTGGTATCTCAAGTCGTGCCGGCTCTTTGAGAACTGTACTCCTCCGCAAATCGCACGGCTTGAGTCAGCCAGCCGTGCCAAGTCGATCGCTAAAGGTGAGCCGATCTATCTGCCGGCTGACGATGCGAATTCCGTCCTGGTCCTAGCGAGTGGTCGCGTCAAAATCTGCCATTTAACCAGTGATGGTAAACAGTCGATTTTAGCGTTCATTGAGCCTGGAGAGATCTTCGGTGAACTGGCATTATTAGACATGGGCAATCGCGACGAATACGCCGAAGCCATCGAAAACTCGCGCGTGATTGCCATTCCCGGGGAAACGCTGCGAGAATTGATGGAAGAACACGCGGACCTTTGCCTCGGCGTGACCAAGATTATCGGGTTGCGACGACGAAGAATCGAACGTCGAGTCAAAAACCTGCTTTACTTGCCCAATCGTGAAAGAATTATCCATCTTCTGCTGGAGTTGGCGGAGCAATACGGCCTCGAAACCAATCGAGGTATCGAACTATCGATTCGCCTTTCGCATCAAGATTTGGCGAGTCTGGTTGGCAGCACGCGCGAGACCGTGACGGTTGTTCTGGGGACCATGCAGAATGAAGGACTGATTGAACTAGGGCGAAGAAAGGTTATTCTCAAAGCACCTGATCAACTGGCTCATCAAGTGGGTGTCGCTCCGCTACGGATGAGCGAACAGTCCCCATCCAATTCCCCTGCCGGTTTCTACTTTCGCCATTCGCTTGGCACGTGA
- a CDS encoding redox-sensing transcriptional repressor Rex, whose translation MAKSKDNKKGTSDQRVSKAVVSRLSLYLRELSRLERAGIETTSSTKLGEMLGFSDAQVRKDLANFGQFGYPGVGYRCSELISTIRQIMGTDQKWPVALVGVGNLGRALLGYRGFSNQGFNTVAAFDLDPKIVGTEIEGIPVFSLDNVDKIVKEKSIQLAILAVPATAAQEVAERLVEAGIRGFLNFAAVTLRLPEDVTVIGVDLAIEMEQLSFAMTSRIP comes from the coding sequence ATGGCGAAAAGCAAAGACAATAAAAAGGGTACCAGCGACCAGCGTGTCTCCAAGGCCGTGGTCAGCCGACTTAGCCTGTACCTGCGCGAACTTTCTCGCTTGGAGCGAGCTGGAATCGAAACTACCAGCAGCACCAAGTTGGGAGAGATGTTGGGGTTTTCGGATGCTCAAGTCCGAAAAGATCTGGCTAACTTCGGCCAATTCGGCTACCCAGGCGTCGGCTATCGTTGCTCCGAACTGATTTCCACGATTCGCCAAATTATGGGGACTGATCAGAAATGGCCGGTCGCACTGGTAGGTGTCGGTAACTTGGGTCGTGCATTGCTGGGATATCGAGGCTTTTCTAATCAAGGCTTCAATACCGTCGCCGCGTTCGATCTCGACCCTAAGATTGTTGGTACTGAGATCGAAGGGATTCCGGTCTTCAGCTTGGATAACGTGGACAAGATCGTAAAAGAGAAGTCGATTCAGCTCGCGATCCTTGCCGTGCCAGCTACCGCCGCCCAGGAAGTCGCCGAGCGACTTGTTGAGGCAGGCATTCGTGGTTTCCTGAACTTTGCTGCGGTTACCCTAAGACTTCCGGAAGATGTCACCGTGATTGGAGTCGATCTGGCCATTGAAATGGAACAACTTTCGTTCGCGATGACCTCCCGAATCCCGTAG
- the pyrH gene encoding UMP kinase, whose translation MSETPENNTTKYKRIILKLSGESFSRAGERGIAMDEVVSISQQIQQAAALGCQIAVVIGGGNILRGGQFKNESASIQEATAHYMGMLATVINGLALQDALESLGMSTRLMTAIHMHGVAEPYIRRKASRHLEKGRIVILAAGTGSPFVTTDTAAAQRALELEADILMKATRVDGVYSDDPEKNPHAVFYRTLGFDKVVSENLRVMDGTAISQCREHGMPILVFNFKMDGNIQKAVLGEQVGTLIDPNL comes from the coding sequence ATGTCGGAAACGCCTGAGAACAATACCACTAAGTATAAACGGATCATCCTCAAACTTTCTGGCGAAAGCTTTTCCAGGGCCGGCGAACGCGGCATCGCCATGGACGAAGTGGTCAGTATCTCGCAGCAAATCCAGCAAGCGGCAGCACTTGGTTGCCAAATTGCCGTCGTCATTGGTGGGGGCAACATTCTTCGCGGCGGTCAGTTCAAGAACGAAAGTGCTTCAATCCAAGAGGCCACGGCCCACTACATGGGTATGCTGGCTACGGTGATCAATGGCCTCGCCCTGCAAGACGCGCTGGAAAGCCTCGGCATGTCGACGCGATTGATGACGGCCATTCATATGCACGGCGTTGCCGAACCGTACATCCGCCGCAAGGCATCACGTCATTTGGAAAAGGGGCGTATCGTGATCCTGGCCGCCGGAACCGGCAGCCCGTTTGTCACGACCGATACGGCCGCCGCCCAACGCGCCCTGGAACTGGAAGCCGACATCCTCATGAAGGCCACGCGTGTTGACGGCGTTTACAGTGACGACCCCGAGAAGAATCCTCACGCCGTATTCTACCGCACACTCGGCTTCGATAAGGTCGTCTCGGAAAACCTCCGTGTGATGGACGGTACAGCGATCAGCCAATGCCGTGAGCACGGTATGCCGATCCTCGTATTCAACTTTAAAATGGATGGCAACATCCAAAAGGCAGTTCTGGGTGAGCAGGTCGGAACGCTGATTGATCCAAATCTGTAA
- a CDS encoding PH domain-containing protein — protein sequence MNRSIYPARIDWGISLLFAGLAILSFGMGIVCFFLTPPTYIGGTLLLLTGALLQSIWMGTYYKIDEHYVRIQCGPIWWTVPLEHIFSVEKTSSVWLMMGGPHVRLALSKDGLMIRYRSHPKQKWFGLFDPSVLISPVDRDQFLEAIKSARPDLTFTPDGNLRLKES from the coding sequence ATGAACCGCTCCATTTATCCCGCCAGAATCGACTGGGGAATCTCGCTTCTGTTTGCCGGACTGGCCATTCTCAGCTTTGGAATGGGCATCGTTTGTTTCTTTCTCACCCCGCCAACCTACATTGGTGGAACGCTACTTCTTTTGACCGGTGCACTTCTGCAATCGATTTGGATGGGCACCTATTACAAAATTGACGAGCACTACGTCCGAATTCAGTGCGGTCCTATTTGGTGGACGGTTCCTCTAGAGCATATCTTTTCGGTGGAGAAGACCTCGAGCGTCTGGCTGATGATGGGAGGTCCTCACGTGCGTTTAGCCCTCTCGAAAGACGGCCTCATGATCCGCTATCGAAGCCACCCCAAGCAAAAGTGGTTTGGGCTGTTCGATCCCTCCGTCCTCATTTCGCCGGTCGATCGAGATCAATTCCTCGAGGCCATCAAGTCAGCACGGCCCGATCTGACGTTCACTCCGGATGGGAATTTAAGGCTCAAAGAGTCATAG
- a CDS encoding type II secretion system protein, whose product MSQSKKAGFTLIEVLIVVVILAVLAATVIPQFTDSTTDAKKSSVLFNLHTLRSQIQLYRAHHDGDVPGSDLNELTIATKADGTAGGPFGPYLSKIPVNNFTNSSTIKVVTADPVSADFNDTDGWLYNATTGEIWINYEDLGKE is encoded by the coding sequence ATGTCGCAATCGAAAAAAGCTGGTTTCACGCTTATTGAAGTCCTGATTGTTGTGGTTATTCTCGCTGTTCTGGCAGCTACAGTGATCCCACAATTCACCGACTCAACAACGGATGCCAAGAAGAGTAGCGTGCTGTTTAATCTGCATACCCTGCGATCGCAGATTCAGCTTTATCGCGCCCATCACGATGGTGATGTCCCAGGCAGTGATCTGAATGAATTGACCATTGCAACCAAGGCCGATGGCACGGCTGGGGGTCCGTTTGGTCCGTATTTATCGAAGATTCCTGTTAACAACTTCACCAACAGCAGCACGATTAAGGTCGTGACAGCGGACCCGGTTTCGGCCGATTTTAACGATACAGACGGCTGGCTGTACAATGCCACCACCGGCGAGATCTGGATCAACTACGAAGATCTGGGCAAGGAATAA